One part of the Arabidopsis thaliana chromosome 4, partial sequence genome encodes these proteins:
- a CDS encoding uncharacterized protein (unknown protein; Has 0 Blast hits to 0 proteins in 0 species (source: NCBI BLink).), whose amino-acid sequence MDMLWHKSSLFLELLHYLLMKLSKLKEKDKMKPSKGKTPFLLLVQILEVLNKERNGRALLANFAEEWSRLETAFKHVRGVFEFRFKGYKSVGKETLTDLFEGLSKLRRGYWSDSVGFFEEENGRDKCKCCMNCLKATHFNNVKVSYKALQTEVTAGSASGFNG is encoded by the exons ATGGATATGCTTTGGCACAAAAGTTCCTTATTCTTGGAATTGCTTCACTACTTGTTGATGAAGCTCAGCaaactcaaagaaaaagataagatG AAACCATCAAAGGGTAAAACACCTTTCTTGTTGCTTGTTCAAATTCTTGAAGTTCTTAACAAGGAGAGGAACGGTAGGGCACTGCTTGCAAATTTTGCAGAAGAGTGGTCAAGACTTGAGACTGCTTTCAAGCATGTTCGTGGTGTTTTTGAGTTCAGG TTCAAAGGTTATAAATCTGTGGGTAAAGAGACTCTTACGGATTTGTTTGAAG gGCTGAGTAAGCTAAGAAGAGGTTATTGGAGTGATTCAGTGGGATTcttcgaagaagaaaatggaagagacAAGTGCAAGTGCTGCATGAACTGTCTCAAGGCTACTCACTTCAATAATGTGAAAGTGTCAT ACAAAGCATTGCAGACTGAGGTTACAGCAGGAAGTGCATCTGGGTTCAATGGTTGA
- a CDS encoding hypothetical protein (DUF1399) (Protein of unknown function (DUF1399); FUNCTIONS IN: molecular_function unknown; INVOLVED IN: biological_process unknown; LOCATED IN: cellular_component unknown; CONTAINS InterPro DOMAIN/s: Protein of unknown function DUF1399 (InterPro:IPR009836); BEST Arabidopsis thaliana protein match is: Protein of unknown function (duplicated DUF1399) (TAIR:AT4G37900.1); Has 30201 Blast hits to 17322 proteins in 780 species: Archae - 12; Bacteria - 1396; Metazoa - 17338; Fungi - 3422; Plants - 5037; Viruses - 0; Other Eukaryotes - 2996 (source: NCBI BLink).) produces the protein MLPLIPTSKSPSAQTRSITRLSAVKRQGPFYYQVSRAHVDNDDVFLQEALARYKAFLIILVFSIREEVVVFVVYS, from the exons ATGCTTCCTTTGATTCCAACCTCCAAAAGCCCATCTGCTCAAACGAGGAGTATTACAAG ACTTTCAGCTGTCAAGAGACAAGGCCCGTTTTACTATCAG GTTTCAAGAGCTCATGTAGATAATGATGACGTCTTTCTGCAAGAAGCTCTGGCTAGATACAAAGcatttcttataattttggttttctcgATAAGAGAggaagttgttgtttttgttgtctaCTCTTGA
- a CDS encoding Galactosyl transferase GMA12/MNN10 family protein (Galactosyl transferase GMA12/MNN10 family protein; CONTAINS InterPro DOMAIN/s: Galactosyl transferase (InterPro:IPR008630); BEST Arabidopsis thaliana protein match is: Galactosyl transferase GMA12/MNN10 family protein (TAIR:AT2G22900.1); Has 507 Blast hits to 506 proteins in 109 species: Archae - 0; Bacteria - 4; Metazoa - 0; Fungi - 185; Plants - 285; Viruses - 4; Other Eukaryotes - 29 (source: NCBI BLink).) produces MGKPGGAKTRTAVCLSDGVFFLAGAFMSLTLVWSYFSIFSPSFTSLRHDGKPVQCSGLDMQFDPSEPGFYDDPDLSYSIEKPITKWDEKRNQWFESHPSFKPGSENRIVMVTGSQSSPCKNPIGDHLLLRCFKNKVDYARIHGHDIFYSNSLLHPKMNSYWAKLPVVKAAMLAHPEAEWIWWVDSDAIFTDMEFKPPLHRYRQHNLVVHGWPNIIYEKQSWTALNAGVFLIRNCQWSMDLIDTWKSMGPVSPDYKKWGPIQRSIFKDKLFPESDDQTALIYLLYKHKELYYPKIYLEAEYYLQGYWIGVFGDFANVTERYLEMEREDDTLRRRHAEKVSERYGAFREERFLKGEFGGRGSRRRAFITHFTGCQPCSGDHNPSYDGDTCWNEMIRALNFADNQVMRVYGYVHSDLSKTSPLQPLPFDYPNEAW; encoded by the coding sequence ATGGGAAAACCCGGCGGCGCAAAGACCAGAACCGCCGTATGTTTATCAGACGGTGTTTTCTTTCTCGCCGGAGCTTTCATGTCTCTCACTCTCGTCTGGTCTTACTTCTCAATCTTTTCACCTTCTTTCACCAGTTTACGTCACGACGGCAAACCGGTTCAATGCTCCGGTTTAGACATGCAATTCGACCCATCCGAGCCCGGTTTTTACGACGACCCGGATCTAAGCTACTCGATCGAGAAACCAATCACAAAATGGGACGAGAAACGAAACCAATGGTTTGAATCACACCCATCTTTCAAACCCGGTTCAGAAAACCGGATCGTAATGGTAACCGGTTCACAATCCTCGCCGTGTAAAAACCCAATCGGAGACCATTTATTACTCCGATGCTTCAAAAACAAAGTCGATTACGCTCGAATCCATGGTCACGACATCTTCTACAgcaattctcttcttcatccgaAGATGAATTCTTATTGGGCGAAACTTCCGGTGGTTAAAGCGGCGATGCTTGCTCACCCAGAGGCGGAGTGGATTTGGTGGGTTGATTCCGACGCTATCTTCACCGACATGGAATTTAAACCGCCGCTTCACCGTTACCGTCAACACAACCTCGTCGTTCACGGTTGGCCAAATATAATCTACGAGAAACAGAGCTGGACGGCGTTAAACGCCGGCGTTTTCTTAATAAGAAATTGTCAATGGTCAATGGACTTAATTGACACGTGGAAGAGTATGGGACCAGTGAGTCCAGATTACAAAAAATGGGGTCCCATCCAACGGTCGATATTCAAAGATAAGTTGTTTCCAGAGTCAGATGATCAAACGGCTCTGATTTATTTGCTTTATAAACATAAAGAGTTGTATTATCCTAAGATATACCTCGAAGCAGAGTATTATCTCCAAGGGTATTGGATTGGTGTATTTGGGGATTTCGCCAACGTGACGGAACGGTATCTTGAGATGGAACGAGAAGACGACACGTTGCGTAGGCGTCACGCGGAGAAAGTGAGCGAACGATACGGTGCGTTTAGAGAAGAGCGGTTTTTGAAAGGCGAGTTTGGTGGGAGAGGAAGTCGCAGACGCGCGTTTATAACGCATTTTACGGGATGTCAACCATGTAGCGGTGATCATAATCCGAGTTACGATGGTGACACGTGTTGGAATGAGATGATCAGAGCCCTTAATTTTGCTGATAATCAGGTGATGCGCGTGTATGGTTACGTTCATTCTGATTTGAGTAAGACTTCTCCGCTTCAACCTCTGCCGTTCGATTATCCTAATGAAGCTTGGTGA
- the HHP4 gene encoding heptahelical protein 4 — MSREKMGDEAEIKEHLKPQASSETMDKKHNVKGKRLWQKVKYQLVEFHSLPAYLRDNEYIIGHYRSEWPIKQILLSIFTIHNETLNVWTHLIGFFLFLALTIYTATKVPSVVDLHSLQHRLPDLLRKTDLHKLHSELMARLPSSPSSWHVMDLLYNCLPERFSHGNYTDMCVLHSVREDLANLIAPLIFRPITRWPFYAFLGGAMFCLLASSTCHLLSCHSERVSYIMLRLDYAGIAALIATSFYPPVYYSFMCDPFFCNLYLGFITILGIATVLVSLLPVFQSPEFRVVRASLFFGMGFSGLAPILHKLIIFWDQPEALHTTGYEILMGLLYGLGALVYATRIPERWMPGKFDIAGHSHQLFHVLVVAGAFTHYRAGLVYLKWRDIEGC, encoded by the exons tgagtagagagaaaatgggtgaTGAGGCAGAGATCAAGGAACATTTAAAGCCACAAGCTTCATCTGAAACAATGGACAAGAAACATAATGTGAAAGGGAAGAGGTTATGGCAGAAAGTCAAGTATCAATTGGTGGAGTTTCATTCATTGCCTGCTTATTTAAGAGACAATGAGTACATCATTGGTCATTACCGATCCGAATGGCCGATCAAACAGATTCTTCTCAGCATCTTTACCATTCATAATGAGACTTTGAATGTTTGGAC GCACTTGATTGGGTTTTTCCTGTTTTTGGCGCTCACTATATACACTGCAACGAAAGTACCGAGTGTCGTGGATCTTCATTCGCTTCAACACCGTTTACCCGATTTGTTGAGGAAAACAGATCTCCACAAACTTCATTCTGAGCTCATGGCTCGCCTTCCTTCTAGTCCATCTAGTTGGCATGTGATGGACCTTCTTTATAACTGTTTGCCTGAAAGATTTTCTCATGGCAACTACACTGACATGTGTGTTCTG CATTCTGTGAGGGAAGATCTTGCAAACTTGATAGCTCCTTTGATCTTCAGGCCAATTACTCGATGGCCGTTTTATGCATTTCTAGGTGGTGCTATGTTCTGTCTATTAGCAAGCAGCACGTGCCACCTCCTCTCATGTCACTCCGAGCGAGTCTCCTACATAATGCTTAGGCTTGATTACGCCGGCATCGCAGCTCTAATAGCGACTTCCTTCTACCCTCCGGTTTATTACTCCTTCATGTGTGATCCTTTCTTCTGCAACCTCTACTTAGGATTCATAACCATCTTAGGAATCGCCACTGTGCTTGTTTCTCTCCTCCCGGTTTTCCAAAGCCCGGAGTTTCGGGTGGTGAGGGCGTCTCTGTTCTTTGGAATGGGATTCTCTGGCTTAGCTCCGATTCTTCACAAGCTGATAATCTTTTGGGACCAACCTGAAGCCCTTCACACGACAGGTTATGAGATTTTGATGGGTTTGCTTTATGGGTTAGGAGCTCTGGTTTATGCAACTAGGATCCCAGAGAGATGGATGCCGGGTAAATTCGATATAGCAGGACATAGCCATCAGTTGTTTCATGTTCTGGTTGTTGCTGGTGCGTTCACGCACTATAGAGCTGGGCTAGTGTATCTTAAGTGGAGAGATATTgaaggatgttga
- a CDS encoding uncharacterized protein (unknown protein; Has 64 Blast hits to 64 proteins in 11 species: Archae - 0; Bacteria - 0; Metazoa - 0; Fungi - 0; Plants - 64; Viruses - 0; Other Eukaryotes - 0 (source: NCBI BLink).): MSKKKETKLSKYIKVPIKMLVKARDMYIRSMNQFSSHDLPGSGMSFGIPVCNVSTLPRSFSASHSQYSVRAEDDRVAKLVRAASARNATIDGARHEPSKLRKAKSSRSCGGHRGFEKIDEASPLISFGSKHKMFQRSKSYSVVKYLGS, translated from the coding sequence ATGAGCAAGAAAAAGGAGACGAAGCTAAGCAAATACATAAAAGTTCCGATAAAGATGCTGGTGAAAGCTAGAGACATGTACATACGAAGCATGAATCAATTTTCTTCCCATGACCTTCCTGGAAGCGGCATGAGTTTTGGGATACCCGTCTGCAACGTAAGCACTCTTCCGCGAAGTTTCAGTGCTAGCCACTCCCAATATTCCGTGAGAGCTGAAGATGATCGTGTGGCTAAACTTGTAAGAGCCGCATCAGCTAGAAATGCGACCATTGATGGTGCACGACATGAACCATCAAAATTGCGGAAGGCTAAGAGTTCGAGAAGTTGTGGTGGTCATCGTGGCTTTGAGAAAATAGATGAGGCAAGTCCTTTGATTAGCTTTGGGAGTAAGCACAAGATGTTTCAAAGGAGTAAGAGTTACAGTGTTGTCAAATACTTAggctcttaa
- the HHP4 gene encoding heptahelical protein 4 (heptahelical protein 4 (HHP4); FUNCTIONS IN: receptor activity; INVOLVED IN: response to hormone stimulus, response to sucrose stimulus; LOCATED IN: integral to membrane; EXPRESSED IN: stem, fruit, root, flower, leaf; CONTAINS InterPro DOMAIN/s: Hly-III related (InterPro:IPR004254); BEST Arabidopsis thaliana protein match is: heptahelical protein 5 (TAIR:AT4G38320.1).): MGDEAEIKEHLKPQASSETMDKKHNVKGKRLWQKVKYQLVEFHSLPAYLRDNEYIIGHYRSEWPIKQILLSIFTIHNETLNVWTHLIGFFLFLALTIYTATKVPSVVDLHSLQHRLPDLLRKTDLHKLHSELMARLPSSPSSWHVMDLLYNCLPERFSHGNYTDMCVLHSVREDLANLIAPLIFRPITRWPFYAFLGGAMFCLLASSTCHLLSCHSERVSYIMLRLDYAGIAALIATSFYPPVYYSFMCDPFFCNLYLGFITILGIATVLVSLLPVFQSPEFRVVRASLFFGMGFSGLAPILHKLIIFWDQPEALHTTGYEILMGLLYGLGALVYATRIPERWMPGKFDIAGHSHQLFHVLVVAGAFTHYRAGLVYLKWRDIEGC; encoded by the exons atgggtgaTGAGGCAGAGATCAAGGAACATTTAAAGCCACAAGCTTCATCTGAAACAATGGACAAGAAACATAATGTGAAAGGGAAGAGGTTATGGCAGAAAGTCAAGTATCAATTGGTGGAGTTTCATTCATTGCCTGCTTATTTAAGAGACAATGAGTACATCATTGGTCATTACCGATCCGAATGGCCGATCAAACAGATTCTTCTCAGCATCTTTACCATTCATAATGAGACTTTGAATGTTTGGAC GCACTTGATTGGGTTTTTCCTGTTTTTGGCGCTCACTATATACACTGCAACGAAAGTACCGAGTGTCGTGGATCTTCATTCGCTTCAACACCGTTTACCCGATTTGTTGAGGAAAACAGATCTCCACAAACTTCATTCTGAGCTCATGGCTCGCCTTCCTTCTAGTCCATCTAGTTGGCATGTGATGGACCTTCTTTATAACTGTTTGCCTGAAAGATTTTCTCATGGCAACTACACTGACATGTGTGTTCTG CATTCTGTGAGGGAAGATCTTGCAAACTTGATAGCTCCTTTGATCTTCAGGCCAATTACTCGATGGCCGTTTTATGCATTTCTAGGTGGTGCTATGTTCTGTCTATTAGCAAGCAGCACGTGCCACCTCCTCTCATGTCACTCCGAGCGAGTCTCCTACATAATGCTTAGGCTTGATTACGCCGGCATCGCAGCTCTAATAGCGACTTCCTTCTACCCTCCGGTTTATTACTCCTTCATGTGTGATCCTTTCTTCTGCAACCTCTACTTAGGATTCATAACCATCTTAGGAATCGCCACTGTGCTTGTTTCTCTCCTCCCGGTTTTCCAAAGCCCGGAGTTTCGGGTGGTGAGGGCGTCTCTGTTCTTTGGAATGGGATTCTCTGGCTTAGCTCCGATTCTTCACAAGCTGATAATCTTTTGGGACCAACCTGAAGCCCTTCACACGACAGGTTATGAGATTTTGATGGGTTTGCTTTATGGGTTAGGAGCTCTGGTTTATGCAACTAGGATCCCAGAGAGATGGATGCCGGGTAAATTCGATATAGCAGGACATAGCCATCAGTTGTTTCATGTTCTGGTTGTTGCTGGTGCGTTCACGCACTATAGAGCTGGGCTAGTGTATCTTAAGTGGAGAGATATTgaaggatgttga